The Candoia aspera isolate rCanAsp1 chromosome 13, rCanAsp1.hap2, whole genome shotgun sequence genome includes the window gcattaTCGTTTAGAAATGCTCAGCCAGAAGAGGCAGGGACAATACAGGATATTGTATAAAACTATTTTCGGTATTATGAGAGGCAATACAGCCCAACAGATTTAGTGCAAACTTTTCTACCGTGCCCCAATCTGAGACTTCAAGAGTTTTTTAGCTagctacttattattattattattattcctataaAACAATGTAACCATCTACTAAAATCAACAGTGCTAATTAAGAACATATAAATACACAATTAAAACCTCAAAATCTAACTCAAGTCAAGTCACAACCCCTAATTCCCAAAGACTCAGGATAACGGGACTGGTttaaccatacaggtagtcctcacttaatgaccattcgtttagtgacggttcagacttacaacagtgctgaaaaaaaccatttacaaccggtgctcacacttacaaccgttgcagtgtccccgcagtcacgtgatcacaatttgggcactttgcaacttcgcatttatgactgccgcagcatcccatggtcacgtgatcaccattttcgacctttctggccggcttttggcaagcaaaatcaatggggaaccatgtgatttgcttagtgaccacggtgatttgcttaatgaccactgcacaACAGTCGTAAAATCGAGTTGgtcatcacttaatgaccacttcgcttagcaaccgaaatactggtctcaattgtggttgttcagtaaggactacctgtacgatcCTAAAATTCAGCAGACACCTAAAAAAATAGTCACAATAAACCAAGAACTAGCAACGCTCTACCAACTGGGATAGCACCTCTCTAAGGAAACCAAAACTCATATCCGAGATCTCAAGATGGAAGCAGATGGAGAAAAGCTTACCTTTCTCTGCTGAGAGTTTGCTAACATCCATGGTTTTGTTCAGGACTTTGATAGCTAAAGCAAGTGCAGATTTCAAGGTCATTTCTCCCTCTTTGTAGTCTTGTTTTAGCATCGATACAGCCGCCtgttaaaaaacagaaaggcCCTGCAGTTAGTTTTTGCCGCTCTAtgcacagaaaaggaaaagagcaaAGCTGGTTAGCCCAAACTACACATACAATATTCCCATTCGTTAAAATAAGCATAAATCCCATAACCGTCCACCGGAATCCCTAAAGGGAtgttcagttaaaaataaaaccaacacaGTAAAACAAGCCACAGCAGTATTAAAATCCATGAGAAGTTATTGAAGGCCCAGGGAAAGAAATACTGGCTTTACAGTACTTCATATCTAAAATTAAGAGCCTAAACGGGCTTCCCTTTGCAAGACATTCCCTAGTTGGAAAACGCCTGTTTTATGAACCTCCCAAATCCAGCCTGTAAAACAGTCAAGATCTACAGGTCCTAAAGTGCTTGCCCCTAATAGTCTGACTGCTGAGTCTTTCACTAAGCGAAGTTCCTGAATATTTTCCAAGGGTCCTTTGCAGATATAAGGGATTTCTCCTTCCACCGGATTATTTTTCTACCTGTTATGACCAGACTTTATTCCTGTGGAATGCTCTTTTTCAAGAGTTCTTCGAACTTTCAGACATGcgggaaaaaacattaacaccAAAGGCAATAAACTTACAGCGCTATTGTTTCCAATGCATGTGGCTTTCCAACCCCCATAATTCCCACTAGGATCACTCTGATACAGCTGGAAACCGTAATGCTTATCCCAGCCAATGTACAGCAGCGAAACACCGAAAGGACGTTTTCCTGTTAAGTATAAGGAGGCGGGTGATTTAAATTAAGCAATGCAATTTACCAAAGTAAAAATGTCAACATTTGCTAAGAAATAACAAACTGCTCTGCATTACTGCTATGTAAGATGAATTCTAATAAATTCTTTCCAAGCATAAAACTACACTGATGATGCTGATAATTTGGTCCTGCTGTGATATCACTTCTGGTTTCTGCAAAGGCACCACTGTTCAAGGATGGTTAGCTGCAAATATATCTCCAACATACACAGATTGTGGGTCCCCCCACCTTACTTAAAGTAGCTTTTATGGAACACGAATGCCTGAACCCATTTCAAAAATTTCCCACAATAGACAGACTGTACCCAAATCTGTGAATGCACTTCTTAATGAAGCAGAACCTGAAAATAAGATGTCTTGCTACTGTCCTTTCTAACCTCCAGGTAGAGCTTCAGGGCAGAGCTAAAGAAAATGCATTCGGTTCCTTGGAGTGCTTTAACGTCATCAGACAGAAATGGGGCTGTCAGACCTTGTTGGCTTTCTAGACTCAGTAAGCCTTCCATCCACAGACCACAAGAATGTTACAGCCGTTCCTTGTATGGGCCAGACTTTTCTAACAGAGTTAATTTCATTTGACAGATACAAATGTTACCTCCAAACTGCGTATAAGCTTGTTTGATATCACACAGGGCTGTTACTAACTGCTCGCAAGGAATTGGCTCCTGATACTGCAACAGGTATCTGAAAcgtgaaaatacaaaaatatgcCGGTGGTGCAGAAACAGTAACTAAGAAACAGTAACTGAAGAACTTTTAGAGGGGTCGAGTGCAAGGCTGTGAAACCAACAGAAGCTGACGTACTTCTCTTTTCATGGGGATAGAAACAGCACTGCTTTACCATGGATGAAATCAAGTTGTACAGCTTCTTCCTCTTCAAAACTGGGCTGAGTAAGGGTAGCCTCTAGTCTCGCTTCCTTTCATTTCCCTCTGCAGTGCCTGCCTTGTCTCTAGCGACATGGGTAGTTCTGTCGCAGCCAGGGTGTAAGATAAGCTTGGCTGGTTATACAACACAGAAGGATCCAGCCTTAGCAAAGGAGGGACACAAAATTCTAAAAACTGCCTTTGAaggccagatgaaattctctgaGAAGCCAGCCCAACTCCCCTTCCCCTCAAAACATACtttggtttttctctttcttctttaacTGCTTTTTGGGAAGGCAGTACTCCTTCTTTGAGTAATTTCTGGCTGCACCGGATCAGTGGACACTTACCATGGAAGGCGGCAGAGAGCCTTAAAAGCAGCCGCGTAATTCTGAAAATATTCCAAATACTTTGCTCGCCAAAATCAGAAAGGCTTCTCCAGCTTGAGAAAGGGCTGCTCAACTCTAATTACAGTTcgggtagtcctcgagttacaacagcaattgggccCAGAACGTCCATTGCTAAATGGTGCGGTCATAAAGCgcgatgtcacgtgaccgcattgctttgtgacggcaatccctgcagtcaccgttgccatcgttaagtgaaaattgtgggttgttaagcaagcgcctccttccaacttcctgccggcttctcacaagcaaagtcagtggggaagccagcaggaagttgcaagtccctgGGGGCTTGCAAACAGGCTGGCAAGCATGcgagtggctgctgctgggtggaggAGGGTGCATGAGGGCGCATGAATGGCTGGGGAGGTGCAGCACAAACGCAGCAAGGCTAAGGGAGGGTGAGCAGGTGGGGGGGGatttacccaagcaacttgcgaccttccctgctggtgactttgtttgtgggaagccagtagggaaggtCGCCAATGGTGATCACACAACCGctgaatgctgcaactgtcataagtgcaagctggttgccgagCCCCCAGACTGCAATCACGTGACAgcggggtgctgggatggccggaactttgaggactggttgttaaATGCCACTCGTTcaatgccattgtaactttgaccAGTTGCTGAACTACTTGGCCATTAACCGAGGACCAAATGTAGTGCTGTATGTTTCAATGAACTGTCTAAACCGGCAGATATAACGCAGGTGTTTAGGAAACAATTTAGGCAAGGCAAAAATCAACAGCCCGACTGCGTTTCGGTATGCTAGGGCTGCCATATTAAGCATGCTTACGGGGAAGGAAGTTCTAAACTCAGCAGGCCTCGGAAATGAATCTGGTTAGCCTCACGCTGCAGAACGATTTGTAACGGAACAAGTCCCACAGTTCTAAAACTAGAGTTCACAGCCTCTACGCTTTGAACTCTACGCCTTGCACGTTGtaacacatttaattaaaaatattgaaagcaaGAATCTTCCTCCTGATGGTTTCCAGCATTTAATAAAACAGTAACAATTCAAACCCTTTTGCCATCCTGGTGAACCTTAATTTCCGAGCGTAGTCGTGGCTTGTCCCAAACTGAGAACGCAATGTGGCCCTCGTACCTTTGAGCAATCAACCGCAGTTCGTTGGTTAGCACATTGGCGTCCGAAGTTATGCCGGCGACACTGCAAGCCATGTCTCTGAAAGATACAAGGGGTCTGGGTGAGACCAGGAGCTCTGCGGTCCTTTCTGCAAAGCAGGGTCACGATCTCATCCCACACTGCGCGCTTCCAGCTGCAGCTGTCCCTCCACTGTAGACAGCTGTCATTTTGTACCAGGATGCCAACTACCAAAGGCCGTACAGCAATACGCTACATGTGCCAGTGGCAATGCCGGTGGGGATGATGGGACTTGCAAGCCAACCCATCTGGCAGGCATTGAATTCGGGAGGTTCCAGCAGAAATCCAAGAACCAGACTTAAATGACAGCTTCTATGAAGCacgtagattaaaaaaaaaattacaccggTCTCTCACTCACTCATTGAGTTTATATATTTTCTCCGAAAAAAAGACTTCATCCAGAAGCTTGTGGATGTTCCGTCTTTCGGCGGCCAATAGCACTCCATTGTTTGCCAGAATTCCTAAGCAGGTGCCAGCGTGCCCTATGGCTTCCATTGCGTATTCAACTTGATACAGACGACCTAAGACAAGAACATGAAGGGTGGTGTGAACGGTTCACGACTCTCCTTTTTAGAAGCAAGGTgaatgcaaaataatatttattgtcCTGGTAATCAAGAACCAAATGTTTGCTGCTTACAATATAATCCTAGATATGGGATCACAGACTCAGAAGGCAATTTAAGGCATGTCCGATACAAGGCTATCTGGCTGTCACTTGAGTGCATTCAGTGGAGGAAAGCCCACCGCTcctctggatggatggatggatgaataaaatTGTGCTTAAAAACGAATCATGGTACACAAGTAAAGGAATCTCTCTTAAATTAGGTAGATTGATTAAATTAGATTGATTCCACTTTCAAACTGCTCTTAGGACATTTTTCTAACAGTCATTTGGAATAAGTTGGACAGATAGAGAGGAAGAGagtgatcagcagcaaggtggatgggctcagttacagtggacatgggggcaccgttggaaggcctgaaggaccaggttagggagaaaTCATCATGAAGAAACTCTACATGCTCACTAAGAGTGAACATCAACTTGATgacactcaatcaatcaatcaatcatcctgACCTTGATTTGTGCGATAGCTTTTCACATTTAAAAAAGGGCTCATATCATTCTGCCCCACCCCTGCCTTTTCTTCTCAAGGCGAAACATTCCCCAGTCTTCATAGGTCTCTCAACCAATttatctgaatccttcttaacGATATAGGACCTGGAGCCAAACACCAGAACTATGGCGGGCTCTGACTAGCACTAAATAATCTTATTAGGACATAAACTACATCACAGTTATGTGGTTCAAGAGAAGGAACCCACCCAATAATAAACATGTCCCTACTGCTTTTTGCATTCTGCCATTTAATTACCTTCGGGGGAAAAGATGGTCGTTCGAGAATCATATCTTCGAGACTGCAAGGCAAAAGTTTGTTTTGTTAAAGAACAAAGTACTCAAATGACAAAAGGGTGATCTGTAACACTCTCAATCACTCAATCACAGTAAGGAGCACCTTTGGAAACATGATTCAGGTTGGCCATCAAACCCCCAGTCAAGT containing:
- the PSMA4 gene encoding proteasome subunit alpha type-4 isoform X2, which gives rise to MSRRYDSRTTIFSPEGRLYQVEYAMEAIGHAGTCLGILANNGVLLAAERRNIHKLLDEVFFSEKIYKLNEDMACSVAGITSDANVLTNELRLIAQRYLLQYQEPIPCEQLVTALCDIKQAYTQFGGKRPFGVSLLYIGWDKHYGFQLYQSDPSGNYGGWKATCIGNNSAAAVSMLKQDYKEGEMTLKSALALAIKVLNKTMDVSKLSAEKVEIATLTRENGKTIIRVLKQKEVEVLIKKHEEEEAKAEREKKEKEQKEKDK
- the PSMA4 gene encoding proteasome subunit alpha type-4 isoform X1 — protein: MSPPPSAGPVSRAGRECASARRPFWKAAESGGSIAQPRSTMSRRYDSRTTIFSPEGRLYQVEYAMEAIGHAGTCLGILANNGVLLAAERRNIHKLLDEVFFSEKIYKLNEDMACSVAGITSDANVLTNELRLIAQRYLLQYQEPIPCEQLVTALCDIKQAYTQFGGKRPFGVSLLYIGWDKHYGFQLYQSDPSGNYGGWKATCIGNNSAAAVSMLKQDYKEGEMTLKSALALAIKVLNKTMDVSKLSAEKVEIATLTRENGKTIIRVLKQKEVEVLIKKHEEEEAKAEREKKEKEQKEKDK